Below is a genomic region from Terriglobia bacterium.
AAGCCTGCCATGATCTCTCCGGCAAGTATCGCGGTTTGTGTGAATCCGATCGCTACGTATACAGCAACGGCCACCGCAGCGCCCTGATCAGCGCCGGCCCCTACCTCGGCGAAACCGAATCAACCTTACTCACGAGTCTCCGCTTCGCCCCAATCGCGAAGGTACGATCACGCAAGAAGCGTTGAGGTGCGCCAACCGAAAAGCGTCAATCGCCAACTGTTATCACTGCACCCTTAGGCTCTGTAGCATTCGTGTATAGGTATCGTTCAGGGCAGGCATATCTTGTTGTGGCGCCACGAATACCGCGTACACCACGGCTCCGTCCGAGCGCTGGATTGTCACCAGCGTGTCCTGCTCCACAACCGGTTGCCCGCTGCCGGCAGTAAGGGGCGACGGACTCAGCATCGCGACACTCATGGCGGGCCGCCCATTCACCGAAATCTGCCGTGCCCCCTGTACCTGCAGATTTTGGTTCTGCTGCTGCAAGGCCTGCACCAGGCTGCGGGTAGCCGTATCCAGCGAACCGCCCTGCGGCTGGAACCCGCCAACCACCACGCCATAGGCGATTGCCCCGTCTGATACACCCGCGCGAGGCGCAATCGTCATCGCCGAATTCGATTGCCCCAGCACCTCCCAGTTCGTCGGATATTCCATCTGGAAGAAGCCGCCATTCGCGACCCTGAAGCTTCCGCTCGGCCGGATCTCCGCTTCGGCCGCCCGCTGCATTTTCGCCTGCTGCGCTCGCTGATACTCCGCCACCTGCTGCGCCGACATCGGTTTCATCTGCGCCGCCAGCGCCTTGATCCGCTCGAACTGCCGCGACTCTTCGCGCGCATAGTTCTTCTTCGGGAACTTCGAGATGACCCTTTCGACGTCCTTTTCGCGATTTCCCGGGTTCGGGTGATCGCTCAGGAATTGCGGGCCGCCATTGCCGCCCTCCTTTTCCAGCGTACTGAAGAACTCGACCAGGTCGTACGGGTCGTACCCGGCGTCGTACATCATCTGCGCGCCCATTTCATCCGCCTCGCGCTCCGCGTCCCGGGAATACTTCAGGAACAGCCCATTCGCACCCAGCGATACTCCGAGCCTCGCCAACTGTCCGCCGGTGCCGTTTCCCAGCACTGCGCCCAGGATCGCCAGCGGAATCTGCGCCACCTGCTCTTTGCTCGCATTGCTCGTGGCGTGACGCAGCACAACGTGCGAAAGCTCGTGTGCCATTACGCCCGCCAATTCACCTTCCGTATGAGCGGACTGCACTGTCCCGAGATTCACAAATATCGGCCCGCCCGGCAGCGCAAACGCGTTGATCTCCTTCTGGTTCACCACGTGAAATTCAAATGGGTACTTGTATCCCGGCGCCTTGGCCGCCAGTTTCTGCCCCAGGTGATTCACATACTGCGAAACGGGGTCGCCCACTTGCAGCAGCGGCAACTGCTTGACCGCCTCCGCGGCCGCCTGCTTTCCAACCTGCACCTCCTGTTCAGGACTGTACTGGTTGTAGGCGTCCAGCACTTGTACTCGTCCGGTGGTTGGGTTCTGCGCGATCCGCTTTGTGGCGCAGCCCGCTGCAACCACAAGGATCAGAGTTGCGATCAATGGAAAACGTCGTGGAAAAGACAACATGCATCCCTCGCCAAAAGCTCTGGTAGGTAGGATGCCACGAAAGTGGTGGAATTATGCCTTCAGGTCAAAGAATGGATGGCTGCGGTTCGAAAAGCGCCTTAGACGAGCAGGCTCTCGTCGTTCCGACGTTTCGTCATTTCGAAATTCTGTTGTCAATGCAACCGCAGTCACACCGTCTCCAACTCTTCTTCCAGGAGCTGCTTGTTATGCAGATCGGTATAGTACCCATTCATTGCGATTAGTTCGTCGTGCGTTCCGTATTCCACAATCTGCCCATCGTGCAGCACGGCGATCTTATCGGCGTTGCGTACCGTTGAAACGCGGTGCGAAATGAATATGGTCGTTCGCCCCTTCATCACTTCGCGCAGATGATTGAGGATGTAGTCTTCGGTCTGGGTATCGACGCTAGCCAGGGCGTCGTCGAGCACAAGGATCTTTGGGTCGCGAATCACCGCCCGCGCAATCGCGGTGCGCTGTTTCTGGCCTCCGCTCAGGGTCAACCCTCGCTCGCCCACCATTGTCAAATAGCGGTCCGGAAAAGCTTCGATCTCGTCCGCAATCCGCGCGATTGTGGCCGCATTTCTGACGTCTTCATCACTCGCATTCTCACTTCCGAACGCAATGTTCTCCCGGATGGTATCGCTGAATAGAAACGTCTCCTGCGGTACGAATCCAACATTCTTCCGTAGCCACGCCAGCGGATACTCCCGGATCGGGCGCCCGTCGATCAGCACCATTCCCGGCTGCGCGTCATAGATTCGCGGAATTAACTGCACCAGCGTCGACTTCCCAGATCCCGTCGGTCCCACGATCGCGAGGCTCGTCCCAGCCATAATTCGCAGGTTGATCCCTTTCAGTATTGGCTTGCCCGGCTCATGACTTAGAGCCAGCCCGTCCCCGCCATTCGGCTTCGCCTCGCGCGGATGCGCGAACGTCAGGTTTCGAAACTCGATATCACCGCGAATCGGTTGCCCAGCCGCAAACCGCATGAGCGCCGGGTCATCCTTGATCCCCGGCTGCACCTGCATAATCTGCGCAATGCGCCCCATCGACGCTGTCCCACGCTGGAAGATATTGATCACCCAGCCCAGCGCGATCACCGGCCACGTCAACTGGAACATATACATCAGGTACGCCGTGAAAGCGCCTACCTTGATCCTCCCATGCAGCACTTCCTGTCCACCGACCCACAGCGCAATTGCGATTGCAATGCCGAGCATCGTTTCCAGTGTCGGCCACAGCATACCCATCAATCGCACCAGCTTGAGGCTGCGATTGATGTACTCGGTATTGTCGCGCTCGAAGCCCCTAATCTCCGCTTCTTCCTGCGCAAACGCCCGAATAATGCGCGCCCCCGAAAGGTTCTCCTGAACCCGGGCAGTGATTTCCGAGAACATCGCCTGGATCCGCTCGAACCGTTCGTGAATTTGCTTTCCGAAATACTGCACCACGACACTTGCGATTGGCAGCGGCAAAAACGCCCACAGCGTCAGCTTCGGGCTGATTCCGATCATGTAGTACAGCGCCAGAATGGTAAACACGATCGTGTTCGCCGAGTACATGATTGCCGGGCCTAGCAGCATGCGCACGGCGTTCAGGTCGTTCGTCGCCCGCGCCATGATGTCACCGGTTCGCGTCTGCTGGTAAAAGTCGTAGGAGAGCGATTCGAGATGTCGGAACATGTCGTTCCGCAAATCGAACTCGATGTCGCGCGAGATCCCGATCAGGACCTTCCGCGTAAGGAACTGGAAAATGCCTTTCGCCACCGCAATCCCTATCAGCAGCAAGGCATAGAAAACCAGCGTCCTGTGCAGATGGCGATCGTTCAGGTCGTTGGTCACCGCCTGGATCACCCGCGGAAACTGAACCCAGATAATATTCGTCAGCAACACCGAAACTGCGCCGACAAGATATCCGCGCCAATACTTTCGCAGGTAAGGGAATAGCGGCCGAAGATTATGGAAAAACATGCGCTTTCTTGGATGAAATTGTAACAGGGACGGCTTCGGAGAGTTTTTGACCAATTCGGGAAAGAACGGTCGCAAGCAATTAGGATTGGTCAAGAAGGAGAGACTAACCGACCTTCAATGCGAGGCTGCTGAACTATTGGCGCTCTTCTCAGCATTCCAGCTCACCGCCAAAGGCAGGCGCCGTTCAATCGTCAATGATGAAATCGTCAATCGTAAATAGGGTTTTGCAATCGTCAATGAGAAAATCGTCAATCGTCAATCCGGCTAAGTTCTCACCTTCAACACAAGATACCCTCCCCCCAACCCAAAAATAACATCCGGCGCCCAGGCCGCCATCGCCGCCGGCAACTGGTTCGCATTTCCCATGGCTTCAAAAAGCCCCGACGCGACGAAATAGGTGATCGCGATCCCAATTGCCACCGCCACACTCGTCAGCGCCCCCCGTCTTCCCGTCGATAGCGCGAACGGAACCGCCAGCAGCGCCATCACGAAGGTGATCACCGGGTACGCGAGCTTCATATTGAGTTGCACTTTTAGCCGGACAACATCGAATCCGCTTTGTTGCAGGTCCTTGATGTACTTCGCCAACTCCTGGTAGTTCATCTCCTGCGACTGCTTCACTTCTTTCTTGAAGTACTCGGGCCGCTCAGTCGCCTCTTTCGGGAAAGTCGCCACGTCGAAGGTCCGGTAGTCCTCGATGGCCGAACCATTGAAAGTCCGGGCCCATCCATCTTCGAACACCCACTTCTGCAATGTCGGCTCCCAGTGTGCGCGTGCGGCGTAGATCCGCCTGGTCATCTGGAACGTCTTCGGATCGAACTGGAAGATCGAGATATTCGCGAACCGGTTCTGATCCGGGTCGTAGAACTCGTAGTAGTAAATCGTGTTCTGCTGCCCGAAAATCCACTTCCTGTCCGGCCTTAAATACGTCTGTGCTGGCTTGCCCTTGATCTCGTTACGCAACGTCTCCTGCCGTGTGTTTGCCGTCGGAATATAAAGTTGATCGAAGAAGAACAATCCCGCCGACAGCACCGCCGCAATCACAAGGATCGGGAAGATGATCCGGTAGACGCTTACCCCCGTCGCCTTCATCGCTGTGATCTCGTTCGATTTCTGCATCAGGCCGAACGTAACCAGCACCGCCAGCAGCACGCAAAGCGGCAGTATCTGGTACAGCAGCGACGGCGTCACGTTGATCAGGTACTCGATCTGCATCAGAACAGGGACCTTATTCCGCACGATATCGCTCAGCAGCTCGAAATACGTGAACAGCAGCACCAGGAGCAGGAACGTCATCACGATCATTCCCACGTAAAGGAAGAAATCCCGCAGAATCAAATCATCGAAAATGAGCGGGAACTTCGCACTGAAAAATCTCTTTCGGCTGATCGCCCGGTCAAAGGCGCTGACCTCGTCCGTCGAAACCGCCTCCGGCAGCGCCTCGCCTTTCGCGAACCGCCCTTTCAATCTCTGAAAGGCCAAACCAATCGACCCAATCTCGATCGGATGTTTGTCCGCACGCCACATCAGAAACACTCCGGCCACGAAGAAGACGATATTTGCCATCCAGACCGCTATCGCCGGGTCCATCTTCCCCGACCGTCCCAACGAAATCCCGAACAGCGAAATCAGGTAATAAGCAAAGACCAGCAGGATGGTCAGCACGAACCCCGTCGCCTTGCCGCCTTTGCGTGATGACAGCCCCAGCGGAATCCCGACCAGCGCCAGCACCAGGCACGACGTCGGCAGCGCCAACCGCCGGTGGAACTCCACCTCGTACCAGCGCGCCAGCGCCTTCGGATCGTTAGCCTTCACTCCCGGCCTGTTTGGCTCTGCATTCACGTCGGGATGATTCGCGCGCCACAACAACTCGCGCGTGCTCATCTGTGCGACGGGAACCAGCTCTTTCTTATTGCCGTTATCCGACTTCGGCAGCGGAATCGATATATCCGTTTCCTTGAACGTCGAAATCGAGAACTGGTCCGGCTGCCCCCTCGGATTCTCCTGCTGCGACCCATTCGTCAGGTGCAGACGAATCCTGTCCTGACCCTCGGGCACCACCACGCCCTGCTGTGCCACCGTTACCTTCGGTGACCCCTGTGCGCTGATATCCGCCAGGAACACACCTTTCCACAGCGCCGCCTTCGGAGCAGTCTTCGCGTCCTCCACGTACAGAACGTAGTTCTTGAAATCTTCGTAGAAAACTCGCGGCTGAATCTCAAACGAGGCCTGCGACGTCTTCAACTTATCCTGCAACCGTCCCAGCCCGGCCGCCGACATCGGCGCGATCCAGACGCTGTTCGCCATCGCCAGCGCCCAAGTCACTATCGCGAAGATCGCAATCACGCGCAGGAACATCCACGATCCCTGCCCGCTCGCCCTGATCGCCGTGACTTCGCTGTCCGCCGCCAGCCGGCTCAGCCCAATCAGGATGCCGACCAGCACTCCCATCGGCAGCGTGATCGTCAACGCCATCGGTAATGTGAAGAAGAAAATCTCGGCGACACTCGGCAGTGGTGCGCTGTTGCGCACCACGAGTTCGAGCAGCTTCCCCAAATCACGCATGAAAATCACAAACGTGAACAGGGAAGCCCCAATCAATCCGTGGGAGATCACTTCGCCGAGAATGTACCGCGTGAAAATCCGCAAGCTATCAATCCAGCACTGTTGTGGTGGGGGCGGGCGACCTCGCCTGCCCGGACGAGCAACGCTCGCCCTCAATACGTCGTTTCGACATTCGTCATTGTCTTTCAATCGTCAATGACAAATTCGTCAATCGTCAATTGCAATGCTACCACTCCACCTACTTCCCTCAATTCCCCCAAGCTGTTACCTTTTTAGTTCGATACTGTCAGGGGCCCAAACTAATAATGTCTACTGGAATCGTCCGCGTCGTCCTTCTCTGGCACATGCACCAGCCCTACTACAAGAACCTGGTCACCGGGGAGATCCGTCTGCCTTGGGTTCGGCTTCATGCCAGCAAGGACTACTACGGGATGGTGAAGCTGCTCGACGAATTCCCGCAGGTTCACCAGAACTTCAACCTGGTCCCTTCACTCGTCACGCAACTCCAGGACTACATCTCCGGCAACTTCCGCGCACCGTTCTATGACGCTGCCTCCAAGCCCGCAGCTCAGCTCTCACCCGACGAAAAGCGCTTTATCCTCGGCTACTTCTTCCAGGCGAACCCGACCCACCTTATCGGCCGCTACCCGCGCTACCGGGATCTTTACGAGCGCTTCAAGGGCGTTGGAGAAGACCCCGCGCGCGCCGAATCCCTCTTCACCACCCGCGACTACACCGACCTGCAGGTGCTGTCGCAACTTGCCTGGATCGACGAATATTGGCTTGCCCAACCCGACGTCCAGGAACTGATTGCCAAGCGCGAGGGCTACTCGACACAGGACCAGCAGTTTGTACTGCGCAAGCAGCAGGAAATCCTCCGCGCCGTCATTCCCGCCTACCGCGACGCCGCTGCGAAGGGCTCCGTCGAACTCTCGCCCACTCCGTACTATCACCCGATCCTGCCGCTGGTCTGCGACACCAATATCGGCGCCGTTTCGTCTTCGGCGCTTGCGCTCCCGCAGAACCGCTTCCAGCGTCCCGAAGACGCCAACGAGCAGATCCGCCGCGCCGTCGACTTCCACGAAAAGACCTTTGGCCTTCGCCCGAAGGGCATGTGGCCGTCCGAGGGCAGCGTCTCCGAAGAGGTCCTCGGCTTAGCGGCGAAGAACGGCCTCAACTGGCTCGCTACCGACGAAGGTGTTCTAGGCCGCTCGCTCGATTACCTGTTTACTCGCGACGGCGATGGCCGCCTCTCCGCCGACAGCGCCGATCGCCTCTACCGCATCTATCGCTACGAGAAGTCCGACACGCGCATCCACCTCCTCTTCCGGGATCACCGCATCTCCGACCTCATCGGCTTCGTCTACGCCAACATGTCCGCGCGCGACGCAGCCTCGCACCTGCTCCAGACCATCAGGCAATCCGCCGAACCGGTCGTGAAGAAGGGAAGCGATGCCGTTGTGCCAATCATCCTCGACGGCGAGAACGCATGGGAGAACTTCCCCAACAACGGCCGCGACTTCCTCCGCTTCTTCTACGAGGGACTGACGAAGGATCCCGGCGTCCAGGCTTGTACCATCTCGGAAGCGATTGCGCTCGCCAACCCGAAACAGATCGGGCCTCTCAAGTCGCTGGTTCCCGGATCGTGGATCAACGCAAACTTCAATGTCTGGATCGGTACGAAGGAAGACAATCGCTCGTGGGATTACCTGGACGCGGCGCGCACTTTTTACGAGGAGCACGCCCCCGAGGTCCCCGAAGCCAAGCGCAAGCTCGCCTACGAAGAACTTTTGATCGCCGAAGGCAGCGACTGGAACTGGTGGTACGGTCCCGAACATCACTCCGCCAACGACCGCGACTTCGACGAGCTGTACCGCTCGCACCTCTCCAACGTGTACCAGCTTCTCGGCGCCGAAGCTCCCGACTACCTTGCACAGCCCATCGCCGCGCCAGCCGTCCGTCCCACAACCACGCCGCAAACCGCCTACATCTCGCCGCGCATCAACGGCCGCGTCGACAGCTACTTCGACTGGATGGGCTCCGCCATGTACGCCGCCGATCGCCGCACCAGTTCCATGCACGGCAAGCAGTTCGTCCTCGACACCATCTTCGCCGGCGTCAACGACTCCGTGCTCAACGTGCGCGCCGACTTCACCCAACCGCTCGAACCCGGTGACTGCGAACTCCGCGCGCACGTCGAAGTCTGTTGCGGCGACGCTAACGCGCATTCGCCGACCAACTCGCATGCGGCAGGGAAGCACATCTTCCGCCTCGACGCCCACATCCTCGACGGCAAACTCCAGTCCTGGTCGCTGCTGGAAGAGAACGGCGCCGAGCGCCTGCGCGCCCAGGACGATGGCCTCACCGCCGGCCTCGAAGTCGCACTGCAGAAAATCTTCGAGGCGCGAATCCCGTTCACTCTCCTCGGCGTCACCCCCGGCGACGAACTCCGCCTCCGCGTAAGCGTCTGGCGCGACCGCCTCCCGATCGACGCGCTGCCGCTCGAAGGCAGCGTCATCCTCAGCGTCGTGCCGGAAGAAGACCTGGTGGCGAACTCGTATGCGGTAAGCAGGTAAGCCGACAGAATCGTGCCATCAGGCGAACGGGCCATCGAGAGCCACCCCCTAGTTTCCCGCTTGTGTTGTTTCAATGAGTTGCGGAAATTTTGGCGGAAGATCTATGAGAGGGTTGGGGTTAAATCCCAAAATACAGTCGGCGTAGGAGTTAGCGTCGGTTTTTGAGGTGTCATGAGCGGAGCGACGAGAGTCGCGGAGCCGAAGGACGTTTTGTTTCTCGTCGGCGGACGCGATCTGGCGTCGCGCGTTCGCGCGACTCGAGGGAAAGTTGGGTTCGTTTTCCCCGGGCTCACGCCCGGGGCTACTTTCTCGGAGCGAGTTCGAGGCGGTCTCGGGGATTGGGGTGGTTTCGGGGGCAGTGGCTTCGGAAGAGGAGACAAAAGGTCCTTCGACTACGCGCGATACAGCCGCGCTCCGCTCAGGATGACACGGTTGAGTGGATGCGTCGGCAGCATCAGTATCAGCATCGCGGACGAGGCGGTCGCCTTCGCGGCGGTAGCCGGCGGGGAGTTTGGGGAGTTTGCGACAGTTGCGGGGGGATAAACACGTTTCTTTTTTGGGGCAGGTGGCGCATTTTTCTTTGGCGGGGCGCATGGCGCGGGCGCGTTCCATTTCGAGTTCCATGTCGAGTTCGGGGCATTCGCGGACGGGTTCGCGGGCGCAGAGGCCGGAGTAAGGTATGCGGGCCTGGAGCGCGAGTTGGAGCGAGTAGAGCAGGGCGGTGCCCATTTTGACCTCGATGCGGTGGTCGAGGAGGCCGCGCTGGATTTCCATGATGGAGACGAGGATGGCTTCGGGGCCGTCGAGGAGCGGGAGTTCGATCCCGGTGTTTTTGTTCATGCCGACGGGGCCGCCGAGTCGGACGCGGCGCTGGTCTCGCTTTTGCCACTGGTAGTGGAAGTAGCAAAGAGTGTGGTGGCGCAAGGCGGGGGAGCCGCATTTGATGCCGTTGGTTTTGATGTGGGTGCAGAGGCGAAGAGCAGCCATGGGAAGCTCCTTGTTGGGTACCGGGTGCCGGGTAAGACGTCACAGGTCGCAGGTCCCAGGTCGCAAAAGACCGCAAGCGAACGGGTACCAGGTACCGGGTGCCGGTCAAAAAAGTTAGAAGGCAAAGGGAAAAGGGCAGAACGGAAAAGCCGAAGCTCTTCGGTTTTGCCCTTTTCCCTCTGCCTTTGCCTTGCTTTTTTCTCTCTATTTTCAGAATAGCAAATTGGGTATGGCTACTGTGACATCGGGGCGGAATTTATATTTCGAATGGAATGATGAGGTTGCGGTGAAAATGACAATATTTGTCTCTTGACAAGAATTGTCTCAAAGCGAGAAAGGCATGGGCTAATGATGTGCGCTGAAGCCATAAAATGAATTAATGCGTGAGAAGCCCTGTTACCGACAGTTATCCTGAAAATCGCGGTTATCATTGATTACCTATGAAGCCTTCTATGAGACATTTTGTTGTTGCGTTCCTCTTGTCCTTCGCGATGATGCACGGGCAAGCTGTGAGAAACGATTTTTCTTCCATGGTAGCCGCAGGCAAAGTGAATCTAGATACCTATCAGAACTCAGTATTGGGAATAACGCTTTCGGCTCCGAAGGCACACTGGGAGGTACGAGGACCTATCAGTGCGGCGAGGCGACAGGGACGTTTGATCGATGCTGTTTACGACTCGGGCGTGCCTGAGCGCGGACCTCATGAGAACTACACCCTCGGCCTACTTGTTGAGTCTCAGGAGAATTACCCTAAAGGGACAACACTAGACGAATACGCACAAAGAATCGGACAACATGTGGCAGATGAAAACGTGAAGATTTACCGGGAGAGAACTCCTCTCACCGTCCAAGAGGTTCCATTTGTAGGCACCATCTTCCGCTTCTATCAGAGGTCCGACTTTGGCTACTATCGCGGCCTATATTCAACCGTTCTCAACGGGTACTTTGTGACCATTGAAGTGCAGTGCGGAGAGGAAGAACGCCTCCAAAGACTGTTGTTACAAGCGCTTCAGATCACTCGAAAACCGAAGCGATAAGATCGGTACCACACAGATAGGTGTCGTGAAATCGTCTTCTCATAACCTATCCAGAGTAGCCAGAATCGGCCATGGCATTCGGGTTGTTATCAAATATCATTCCTCAGCCGATATGGGCAACTACACTCTGGGGGATAGCCATTGGTAAGGCGTTGAGACTACTTGCCGTCGCGGTTCTGTTTTTGCCTGCGACCGGTGCCCTTGCGGAATCGACTAATTCTCTTCGTCCTCACTCGTGAGAAGGGCCGATGGCTCATTACAGCCGCTCAGAATACGGAAATAAATCGCGCGGTGAAGTAAAGCTCTAAAGCTCCAGCCTGCTCATGGGAAGCGGCCTCCAGTGCCGCTGCCCACGTTAGAGGATGGTTTCGTCAGATTACGAGAAGGGGATATCCCGCCCACTATTCGTTGATCTCTCCTGGGACAATGCGTCAGAGCAGCCTATCGTTGGCGAAACTCAATTGCCATGCGGAGCAGGAAGGTCAGGCCGATTGCAAATAACAACGCTCCGAGCATCACTCGATTATCCTCTGAACGGCCGAACATCAAACCGGTGCCAAGTGCTCCGAGAAAAACAGCGATGAACGTTCGGATTGTCAGCCAAGTGTTCATGAAGGGCACTCTACGCGCAAATCAGCTACATGCAAACAAGTTCTTCGGCTCCGACGGATAGTTGGTCGGGATCAGGCCAGCAACTCCCGATAGGTCACGAGAAGACGCATCCCGTAACCTATCGACGCGCAACTCGGCGACTTGAGATGTGAGTTGCATCGCTTAC
It encodes:
- a CDS encoding LptF/LptG family permease, which codes for MRIFTRYILGEVISHGLIGASLFTFVIFMRDLGKLLELVVRNSAPLPSVAEIFFFTLPMALTITLPMGVLVGILIGLSRLAADSEVTAIRASGQGSWMFLRVIAIFAIVTWALAMANSVWIAPMSAAGLGRLQDKLKTSQASFEIQPRVFYEDFKNYVLYVEDAKTAPKAALWKGVFLADISAQGSPKVTVAQQGVVVPEGQDRIRLHLTNGSQQENPRGQPDQFSISTFKETDISIPLPKSDNGNKKELVPVAQMSTRELLWRANHPDVNAEPNRPGVKANDPKALARWYEVEFHRRLALPTSCLVLALVGIPLGLSSRKGGKATGFVLTILLVFAYYLISLFGISLGRSGKMDPAIAVWMANIVFFVAGVFLMWRADKHPIEIGSIGLAFQRLKGRFAKGEALPEAVSTDEVSAFDRAISRKRFFSAKFPLIFDDLILRDFFLYVGMIVMTFLLLVLLFTYFELLSDIVRNKVPVLMQIEYLINVTPSLLYQILPLCVLLAVLVTFGLMQKSNEITAMKATGVSVYRIIFPILVIAAVLSAGLFFFDQLYIPTANTRQETLRNEIKGKPAQTYLRPDRKWIFGQQNTIYYYEFYDPDQNRFANISIFQFDPKTFQMTRRIYAARAHWEPTLQKWVFEDGWARTFNGSAIEDYRTFDVATFPKEATERPEYFKKEVKQSQEMNYQELAKYIKDLQQSGFDVVRLKVQLNMKLAYPVITFVMALLAVPFALSTGRRGALTSVAVAIGIAITYFVASGLFEAMGNANQLPAAMAAWAPDVIFGLGGGYLVLKVRT
- a CDS encoding M48 family metallopeptidase produces the protein MLSFPRRFPLIATLILVVAAGCATKRIAQNPTTGRVQVLDAYNQYSPEQEVQVGKQAAAEAVKQLPLLQVGDPVSQYVNHLGQKLAAKAPGYKYPFEFHVVNQKEINAFALPGGPIFVNLGTVQSAHTEGELAGVMAHELSHVVLRHATSNASKEQVAQIPLAILGAVLGNGTGGQLARLGVSLGANGLFLKYSRDAEREADEMGAQMMYDAGYDPYDLVEFFSTLEKEGGNGGPQFLSDHPNPGNREKDVERVISKFPKKNYAREESRQFERIKALAAQMKPMSAQQVAEYQRAQQAKMQRAAEAEIRPSGSFRVANGGFFQMEYPTNWEVLGQSNSAMTIAPRAGVSDGAIAYGVVVGGFQPQGGSLDTATRSLVQALQQQNQNLQVQGARQISVNGRPAMSVAMLSPSPLTAGSGQPVVEQDTLVTIQRSDGAVVYAVFVAPQQDMPALNDTYTRMLQSLRVQ
- a CDS encoding ABC transporter ATP-binding protein, whose product is MFFHNLRPLFPYLRKYWRGYLVGAVSVLLTNIIWVQFPRVIQAVTNDLNDRHLHRTLVFYALLLIGIAVAKGIFQFLTRKVLIGISRDIEFDLRNDMFRHLESLSYDFYQQTRTGDIMARATNDLNAVRMLLGPAIMYSANTIVFTILALYYMIGISPKLTLWAFLPLPIASVVVQYFGKQIHERFERIQAMFSEITARVQENLSGARIIRAFAQEEAEIRGFERDNTEYINRSLKLVRLMGMLWPTLETMLGIAIAIALWVGGQEVLHGRIKVGAFTAYLMYMFQLTWPVIALGWVINIFQRGTASMGRIAQIMQVQPGIKDDPALMRFAAGQPIRGDIEFRNLTFAHPREAKPNGGDGLALSHEPGKPILKGINLRIMAGTSLAIVGPTGSGKSTLVQLIPRIYDAQPGMVLIDGRPIREYPLAWLRKNVGFVPQETFLFSDTIRENIAFGSENASDEDVRNAATIARIADEIEAFPDRYLTMVGERGLTLSGGQKQRTAIARAVIRDPKILVLDDALASVDTQTEDYILNHLREVMKGRTTIFISHRVSTVRNADKIAVLHDGQIVEYGTHDELIAMNGYYTDLHNKQLLEEELETV
- a CDS encoding glycoside hydrolase family 57 protein gives rise to the protein MSTGIVRVVLLWHMHQPYYKNLVTGEIRLPWVRLHASKDYYGMVKLLDEFPQVHQNFNLVPSLVTQLQDYISGNFRAPFYDAASKPAAQLSPDEKRFILGYFFQANPTHLIGRYPRYRDLYERFKGVGEDPARAESLFTTRDYTDLQVLSQLAWIDEYWLAQPDVQELIAKREGYSTQDQQFVLRKQQEILRAVIPAYRDAAAKGSVELSPTPYYHPILPLVCDTNIGAVSSSALALPQNRFQRPEDANEQIRRAVDFHEKTFGLRPKGMWPSEGSVSEEVLGLAAKNGLNWLATDEGVLGRSLDYLFTRDGDGRLSADSADRLYRIYRYEKSDTRIHLLFRDHRISDLIGFVYANMSARDAASHLLQTIRQSAEPVVKKGSDAVVPIILDGENAWENFPNNGRDFLRFFYEGLTKDPGVQACTISEAIALANPKQIGPLKSLVPGSWINANFNVWIGTKEDNRSWDYLDAARTFYEEHAPEVPEAKRKLAYEELLIAEGSDWNWWYGPEHHSANDRDFDELYRSHLSNVYQLLGAEAPDYLAQPIAAPAVRPTTTPQTAYISPRINGRVDSYFDWMGSAMYAADRRTSSMHGKQFVLDTIFAGVNDSVLNVRADFTQPLEPGDCELRAHVEVCCGDANAHSPTNSHAAGKHIFRLDAHILDGKLQSWSLLEENGAERLRAQDDGLTAGLEVALQKIFEARIPFTLLGVTPGDELRLRVSVWRDRLPIDALPLEGSVILSVVPEEDLVANSYAVSR